A section of the Lujinxingia litoralis genome encodes:
- a CDS encoding TadE/TadG family type IV pilus assembly protein, translated as MRDEAQAQAGPPGGGPKIYRREPQRVGEMLAQVGLHVGGLVAVAAGLLFWQLPGEHLRLMWASAAESTQVGTSVAFSGVLHLGIAALVWGLVYGAGALVKRGLARDVSNPRRFKPTQGAVFVETLVVFPVFLLLTFGLLQLSIVNLTAALMQVAGYQGARAAWVWQPEADAGRSGVDQAEVNERARIAVALVMAPVVAGDIQMVGREISPQAEAMARAMYVRFALDVSAGGLASLLFPVGGNDPTTELSAARAFDSDGFDRRAVRKFLFSYMMTEMGEGLASSDGIGVIHDGNSTGVRFKFHHYLAMPLVGGLFGEPKLFVGMGGRRGYYRTWEHEYVFPRQPHGVNRHTP; from the coding sequence GTGAGAGACGAAGCTCAAGCTCAGGCCGGACCGCCAGGGGGTGGTCCCAAAATTTATCGGCGAGAGCCCCAGCGTGTGGGGGAGATGCTCGCGCAGGTGGGGCTGCATGTGGGGGGATTGGTGGCGGTGGCTGCCGGGCTCCTGTTCTGGCAGCTGCCTGGCGAGCATCTGCGGCTGATGTGGGCCAGTGCGGCCGAATCTACGCAGGTGGGCACGTCGGTGGCCTTCAGTGGGGTGCTGCATCTGGGGATCGCGGCGCTGGTGTGGGGGCTGGTCTACGGGGCGGGTGCGCTGGTGAAGCGGGGGCTGGCCCGGGACGTGTCGAATCCGCGGCGATTTAAGCCGACCCAGGGCGCGGTCTTTGTGGAGACGCTGGTGGTCTTTCCGGTGTTTTTGTTGCTGACCTTCGGGCTGTTGCAGCTCTCGATCGTCAACCTGACCGCGGCGTTGATGCAGGTGGCCGGCTATCAGGGCGCGCGCGCCGCCTGGGTGTGGCAGCCCGAGGCCGACGCCGGGCGCAGCGGGGTCGATCAGGCCGAGGTCAATGAGCGAGCGCGCATCGCGGTGGCCCTGGTGATGGCGCCGGTGGTGGCCGGCGACATTCAAATGGTCGGTCGTGAGATCAGCCCGCAGGCCGAAGCGATGGCGCGGGCGATGTATGTGCGCTTTGCCCTGGACGTCTCGGCCGGCGGGCTGGCCAGTCTGCTCTTCCCGGTGGGCGGCAACGACCCGACCACCGAGCTCAGCGCGGCGCGTGCGTTTGACTCCGACGGCTTCGATCGGCGCGCGGTCCGCAAGTTTCTCTTCTCGTATATGATGACGGAGATGGGCGAGGGGCTTGCCTCAAGCGATGGCATCGGGGTGATCCACGACGGCAACTCCACCGGGGTGCGCTTTAAGTTTCACCACTACCTGGCGATGCCGCTGGTCGGGGGGCTCTTTGGTGAACCGAAGCTCTTTGTGGGGATGGGCGGCCGGCGTGGCTACTACCGTACATGGGAGCATGAGTATGTCTTTCCCAGGCAACCCCATGGCGTGAACCGCCATACGCCGTGA
- a CDS encoding TadE/TadG family type IV pilus assembly protein, which translates to MMIAIRKLLVDERGTSMTEFVMTIPIFITLFIGIMNLGRTARAQPHVTRDAATEMWQQVYQAEDEDIRMSARSEWAGLGSHGNWLRTLESAYLGATGHWGQSRLYAQPMMAGLTGKRIPNHGDYGRMARKITSNPAEIVGNAHVATMMVNDTLHFDALTTSMGGRPSSLGDIIGAVAGTAVAISGASAGFGAGIRYGQVSAGHRATVEFTTGHTLELGTSYTSLVSPTPEGPLNPEQRAFLVARTSAEIRKPYSRLLDFWRSTLPNERYNVPNF; encoded by the coding sequence ATGATGATCGCGATTCGAAAACTGCTCGTAGATGAGCGCGGCACCTCGATGACCGAATTTGTGATGACGATTCCGATCTTCATCACACTCTTTATCGGCATCATGAACCTGGGGCGCACCGCCCGCGCCCAACCTCATGTGACGCGCGACGCGGCCACCGAGATGTGGCAGCAGGTCTACCAGGCCGAAGACGAGGATATCCGCATGAGCGCGCGCTCGGAGTGGGCCGGGCTCGGGTCGCATGGCAACTGGCTGCGCACCCTGGAGTCAGCCTACCTGGGAGCCACCGGTCACTGGGGGCAATCTCGCCTCTATGCTCAGCCGATGATGGCCGGGCTCACGGGCAAGCGCATCCCCAACCATGGCGATTACGGCAGGATGGCTCGTAAGATCACGAGCAACCCTGCGGAGATCGTGGGCAATGCGCATGTGGCCACGATGATGGTCAACGACACGCTGCACTTCGATGCGCTGACTACCAGCATGGGGGGACGGCCCTCGTCGCTGGGGGATATCATCGGCGCGGTGGCTGGCACGGCAGTGGCGATTTCGGGAGCTTCGGCGGGCTTTGGCGCCGGGATTCGCTACGGGCAGGTCAGCGCCGGCCATCGGGCGACGGTGGAGTTTACCACCGGTCACACCCTGGAGTTGGGGACCAGCTACACCTCGCTGGTCTCGCCAACGCCGGAGGGGCCACTGAACCCGGAGCAGCGCGCGTTCTTGGTGGCGCGTACCTCGGCCGAGATTCGCAAGCCCTACAGTCGTCTGCTTGATTTCTGGCGCTCCACGTTGCCAAACGAGCGCTACAATGTGCCCAACTTCTGA
- a CDS encoding alpha,alpha-trehalose-phosphate synthase (UDP-forming), whose translation MTALGPLTVVSNRLPVVMCQEGPGWKVEPGAGGLVAAMRPILERQGGCWVGWPGAVKEEGGGWEQALAAAGERAGYALEPVVMSRDQYQGYYEGFANSVIWPLFHGFADRCSFVARDFERYQEVNQHFADATMRCVGTQGLVWVHDYHLFEVAARMRDGGHQGRLAFFLHISFPGLENYAKLPWRRELLRGLMAHDLVGFQTARDVRNFVRCAEAFGMCGVLRHEGGQALLVAEDGRQVEAGAFPIGMDFEAFSERASGEEVERRVRDLQDEIGPYRMLLGIDRLDYTKGLIHRLRAYELMLERHPELQEQVVFFQLVVPSRENVVEYKALKREFDRVVGRINGRFSTSGWQPIRYLYNRVDPVELAALYRLAVVALVTPLRDGMNLVAKEYCACQVDENGALVLSEFAGAAAQLGEGAVLVNPYDREATARAIARAVQMDEARRRTRMRQMRQVIAQSDVYWWAERFLEQAQEAPRPGEGFATSAQISVIGPGLGPIAPQP comes from the coding sequence ATGACAGCGTTAGGGCCGTTGACGGTGGTGTCCAATCGCCTGCCGGTGGTGATGTGCCAGGAGGGTCCGGGGTGGAAGGTGGAGCCCGGGGCGGGGGGGTTGGTGGCGGCGATGCGGCCGATTCTGGAGCGTCAGGGGGGCTGCTGGGTGGGGTGGCCCGGGGCGGTGAAGGAGGAGGGCGGCGGCTGGGAGCAGGCCCTGGCGGCGGCCGGGGAGCGCGCCGGGTACGCGCTGGAGCCGGTGGTGATGAGTCGGGATCAGTATCAGGGCTACTATGAGGGCTTTGCCAACTCGGTGATCTGGCCGCTTTTTCACGGGTTTGCCGACCGGTGCAGCTTTGTGGCCCGCGATTTTGAGCGCTATCAGGAGGTGAACCAGCACTTTGCCGACGCGACGATGCGTTGCGTGGGGACTCAGGGGCTGGTGTGGGTGCATGACTACCATCTCTTTGAGGTGGCCGCGCGGATGCGGGACGGGGGTCATCAGGGGCGTCTGGCCTTCTTTTTACACATCTCGTTTCCGGGGCTGGAGAACTACGCCAAGCTGCCCTGGCGAAGGGAGCTGTTGCGGGGGTTGATGGCCCACGACCTGGTGGGGTTTCAGACGGCCCGGGATGTGCGCAATTTTGTGCGCTGCGCCGAAGCCTTCGGGATGTGTGGGGTGCTGCGCCATGAGGGCGGCCAGGCGCTGCTGGTGGCCGAGGATGGTCGGCAGGTGGAGGCGGGGGCCTTTCCGATCGGGATGGACTTTGAGGCGTTTTCCGAGCGCGCCAGTGGCGAGGAGGTGGAGCGGCGGGTGCGGGATCTTCAGGATGAGATCGGGCCCTATCGCATGCTCCTGGGGATCGACCGCCTGGATTACACCAAGGGGTTGATTCACCGGTTGCGGGCCTATGAGCTGATGCTGGAGCGCCATCCGGAGTTGCAAGAGCAGGTGGTGTTCTTTCAGCTGGTGGTGCCCAGCCGCGAGAACGTGGTGGAGTACAAGGCGCTTAAGCGGGAGTTCGACCGGGTGGTGGGGCGGATTAACGGGCGTTTTAGCACCTCGGGCTGGCAGCCGATTCGCTACCTCTACAATCGGGTCGATCCGGTGGAGCTGGCCGCGTTGTACCGGCTGGCGGTGGTAGCGCTGGTCACACCGCTGCGCGACGGGATGAACCTGGTGGCCAAGGAGTATTGCGCCTGTCAGGTGGATGAGAACGGGGCGTTGGTGCTCAGCGAGTTTGCCGGGGCGGCCGCGCAGCTGGGAGAGGGGGCGGTGCTGGTGAACCCCTACGATCGGGAGGCCACCGCGCGGGCCATTGCGCGGGCGGTGCAGATGGATGAGGCGCGCCGGCGCACGCGGATGCGTCAGATGCGTCAGGTGATCGCGCAGAGCGATGTGTATTGGTGGGCGGAGCGTTTTCTGGAGCAGGCTCAGGAGGCACCGCGGCCCGGGGAGGGCTTTGCCACGTCGGCCCAGATTTCGGTGATAGGGCCGGGTCTTGGACCGATCGCGCCCCAGCCCTGA